From the Gordonia bronchialis DSM 43247 genome, one window contains:
- the efeO gene encoding iron uptake system protein EfeO, with protein sequence MVKRHLTTTVAASALALATPLLLVACTSKAGGDGAIKVTSSDAACDLDSTSAETGDVDFTVTNNGSKVTEFYVYGNNNRVLGEVENIGPGVSGNLTVEIVDPGTYTVACKPGMVGVGIRKEIDVTGEKKEKTEVPADVNAAKAAYLSYVRNQLNTLQAQTKSFVDNVKANNLDAARAQFGLTRTPYERIEPVAESFPDLDPAIDMRWDDTEDGAQPFTGFHRIERFLWPPQPNEVGDAEGQIAPADAANAKATDTKAAIDAVADQLLANVNRLHDEVNKPDFTFETRSFVQGPQALIDEVAATKVNGEEDRYSHTDLWDFAANVDGSETAIATMQPIIVAKDKALMDKITAQFGDVRTAIDKFQQGEGYVSYTQVTADQRRDLSNKIDALSATLSQVPGLVLPK encoded by the coding sequence ATGGTGAAACGACACCTCACCACCACGGTGGCGGCGAGTGCCCTCGCGCTGGCCACACCATTGCTGCTGGTCGCCTGCACCTCCAAGGCCGGCGGTGACGGTGCCATCAAGGTCACCTCCAGCGATGCGGCCTGCGATCTCGATTCCACCAGCGCCGAGACCGGCGACGTCGATTTCACCGTGACCAACAACGGTTCCAAGGTCACCGAGTTCTACGTGTACGGCAATAACAACCGTGTTCTCGGCGAGGTGGAGAACATCGGCCCCGGCGTCTCGGGCAATCTGACCGTCGAGATCGTCGACCCCGGCACGTACACCGTGGCCTGCAAACCGGGCATGGTCGGCGTCGGCATCCGCAAAGAGATCGACGTCACCGGCGAGAAGAAGGAGAAGACGGAGGTTCCGGCGGATGTCAACGCAGCCAAGGCCGCGTATCTGAGCTACGTTCGCAACCAGCTGAACACGCTGCAGGCGCAGACCAAGAGCTTTGTGGACAACGTCAAGGCCAACAATCTCGACGCGGCGCGCGCGCAGTTCGGCCTGACCCGCACCCCCTACGAGCGGATCGAGCCGGTCGCCGAGTCCTTCCCCGACCTCGACCCGGCAATCGACATGCGCTGGGACGACACCGAAGACGGCGCGCAGCCGTTCACCGGGTTCCACCGGATCGAACGCTTCCTGTGGCCGCCGCAACCCAACGAGGTCGGCGACGCCGAAGGACAGATCGCTCCGGCCGACGCCGCCAACGCCAAGGCGACCGACACCAAGGCCGCCATCGACGCGGTGGCCGATCAGCTGCTCGCCAACGTCAACCGGCTGCACGACGAGGTGAACAAGCCCGACTTCACCTTTGAGACAAGGTCTTTCGTCCAGGGTCCGCAGGCACTCATCGACGAGGTCGCGGCCACCAAGGTGAATGGTGAGGAGGATCGCTACTCGCACACCGACCTGTGGGACTTCGCGGCCAACGTCGACGGTTCGGAGACAGCGATCGCCACGATGCAGCCGATCATCGTCGCGAAGGACAAAGCCCTGATGGACAAGATCACCGCACAGTTCGGCGATGTCCGGACGGCGATCGACAAGTTCCAGCAGGGTGAGGGCTACGTGTCCTACACGCAGGTCACCGCAGATCAGCGACGCGACCTGTCGAACAAGATCGACGCCCTGTCGGCAACACTGTCGCAGGTGCCAGGGCTCGTCCTGCCGAAATGA